In Pseudophryne corroboree isolate aPseCor3 chromosome 7, aPseCor3.hap2, whole genome shotgun sequence, a single window of DNA contains:
- the LOC134943928 gene encoding apoptosis-associated speck-like protein containing a CARD gives MVRTARDALVTALENLEKKGLKKFRNKLNDWPNKEGTRKIPRGQLEDKCPDDVANKIRDFYTFPYGIEVALDVLEAIDEKEVAAGLRADLRNVDGFVFEQQQERTDPGATCKVTPPLPEPTREHFVIEHREALISRMSLVESVLDTLLQKKLLTDEQYNVVRNKPTSQEKMRELYSHARSWGNTDKDIFYEALKKHNAPLIRDLERS, from the exons ATGGTGAGGACAGCCCGGGATGCCCTAGTGACCGCCCTGGAAAACTTGGAGAAGAAGGGACTAAAGAAGTTCAGGAACAAGCTGAATGACTGGCCAAACAAAGAGGGAACTAGAAAGATCCCAAGAGGCCAGCTAGAGGACAAATGCCCTGATGACGTTGCTAATAAGATCAGGGACTTCTACACATTTCCCTATGGGATCGAGGTGGCCTTGGATGTTCTAGAAGCTATAGACGAGAAGGAAGTGGCGGCAGGACTCCGTGCAGACCTGAGAAATG TGGATGGCTTTGTGTTTGAACAGCAGCAGGAGAGAACTGATCCTGGAGCGACCTGTAAAG TTACTCCTCCTCTCCCTGAACCCACCAGAGAGCACTTTGTGATTGAACACCGGGAGGCTCTGATAAGCCGGATGTCCCTGGTGGAATCGGTCCTAGACACACTTctgcagaagaaactgctgacagatGAACAATACAACGTTGTCCGCAACAAACCAACTAGTCAGGAGAAGATGCGAGAGCTCTACAGCCATGCCAGATCCTGGGGGAACACCGACAAGGACATCTTCTATGAAGCCCTGAAGAAACATAACGCTCCTCTCATCCGGGACCTGGAAAGGTCCTAA